The following are from one region of the Salvia hispanica cultivar TCC Black 2014 chromosome 1, UniMelb_Shisp_WGS_1.0, whole genome shotgun sequence genome:
- the LOC125202641 gene encoding putative disease resistance protein RGA4 has product MDGGAAAIQVLVQNLINVLKEEYSLRRGLNGDSQQLQRTLGMIQAFLIDAEEKSITQDAVKFWLRELELVAFDADNVLDELSYHLLYKKVKKMMKRKDRVASYFSSLSRSSGWRNMAHTIKKINADFESMNKRGIDLGLQRIILNAPAAVTTHTSIETNSFSCDPIFVGRDDDVPKLVDMLTHIPQDQTFTITALVGMGGMGKTTLTKKVFSHESIKDRFKSLIWVYVSQTFDPISLFNKIFSTLTSNTGDRVEIKEVILKNLQEALKEKTYLLVLDDVWNEDVLKWKDFMNSMEGVTSTKGNCIIITARKENVASIANPFHVHPLKGLSDHDCWSIIKANGCDRNGEVSSRFENIGRQIATRCKGLPLAANVVGGVLRRCKSEQEWRSIKENWLSDDEGGENISKILKLSFDYLPSPLLKKCFAYCSIFPKGQEIVKEELIELWMAEGFLQPSQRHDMEFMGDMFYNVLLQNSLLQVANRYYLGREYCVMHDLVHDLASSVLCANDNTLVRYMFLKEESSHIPEEVAKHLRTLLLEGENFGTMFSNFKYLHNLTLAGLSYTKLPDSVRDLIHLRNLNISSTKIKNLPEWIGELYHLQTLRATMLEKLPSTLKYLIKLRHLCISPFTKLPPEIGKLTSLQTLWLFEVGIQKGYKIEELGCLKNLKESLQIWNLERVRDKEEAMKANLLQKSNLWELVFAWFDGREDERNDESVLEGLQPHANLKVLKIKGFKGKIFPTWCMKMAIRDGSQGSWVPLDNLIEIALMKCSECEEIPMLEHLPNLRSLYLFDLKKVRFINSSFKNLESLTLIKLEGLQCLPKLLFYNNNSLTNLEIIQCPLLSELPDGLDTLNSLEKLIISDCPNLKSMKSLSCGAKIYQGILHEQAIKGCEKLMELPCQMLESSTPAI; this is encoded by the coding sequence ATGGATGGAGGTGCTGCTGCAATCCAAGTTCTTGTCCAAAACCTGATCAACGTTTTGAAGGAAGAGTACTCTCTACGTCGAGGTCTCAATGGAGATTCCCAACAGCTGCAAAGGACTTTGGGCATGATCCAAGCCTTCTTGATTGACGCTGAGGAGAAATCCATCACCCAAGATGCCGTCAAATTCTGGTTGAGAGAGCTTGAACTTGTGGCTTTCGATGCTGATAATGTCTTAGACGAACTCAGCTATCATCTTCTCTACAAAAAggtgaagaaaatgatgaaacGCAAGGATAGGGTAGCATCATACTTCTCTTCCCTTAGTCGCAGTTCAGGTTGGCGTAATATGGCccatacaataaaaaaaatcaatgcaGATTTTGAGTCTATGAACAAAAGGGGAATAGATCTTGGCCTTCAAAGGATAATTTTAAATGCACCTGCTGCTGTTACTACTCATACTTCCATCGAGACTAATTCGTTCAGTTGTGATCCAATCTTTGTTGGAAGAGATGATGATGTGCCTAAACTAGTTGACATGCTCACCCATATCCCCCAAGATCAGACCTTTACCATCACTGCTCTTGTCGGAATGGGGGGTATGGGGAAGACTACACTGACCAAGAAAGTCTTCAGTCACGAAAGCATAAAGGATCGATTCAAATCACTTATTTGGGTTTATGTTTCTCAAACTTTTGATCCTATCAGTcttttcaacaaaatcttTTCAACGTTGACTTCAAATACGGGGGATAGAGTTGAGATCAAGGAAGTTATCCTGAAAAATCTTCAAGAAGCTCTCAAGGAAAAAACTTatcttcttgttcttgatgATGTCTGGAATGAAGATGTGTTGAAATGGAAAGACTTTATGAATTCCATGGAGGGAGTTACGTCTACCAAGGGAAATTGCATTATCATCACTGCCAGGAAGGAAAATGTTGCTTCAATTGCTAATCCATTTCATGTTCATCCTTTAAAAGGCTTATCTGATCATGATTGTTGGTCCATAATCAAAGCAAATGGTTGTGATAGAAATGGAGAAGTTTCATCAAGATTTGAGAATATTGGGAGACAGATTGCAACAAGATGTAAGGGTTTGCCTTTAGCTGCCAATGTAGTAGGGGGTGTGCTTCGCCGATGCAAGTCCGAACAAGAGTGGCGTTCCATCAAAGAAAACTGGCTCTCAGACGATGAAGGAGGtgaaaatatctcaaaaatattaaaattgagttTTGATTATTTGCCTTCACCATTACTCAAGAAGTGCTTTGCGTATTGTTCGATCTTCCCCAAAGGTCAAGAAATCGTGAAAGAGGAGCTGATTGAACTGTGGATGGCAGAAGGGTTTCTTCAACCAAGCCAAAGACATGATATGGAGTTCATGGGCGACATGTTTTATAATGTGCTTCTACAGAACTCTTTGTTGCAAGTTGCAAATAGATATTATCTTGGAAGGGAATATTGTGTGATGCACGATCTTGTGCATGATCTTGCATCTTCGGTTTTATGTGCAAATGACAACACCCTAGTTCGATACATGTTTCTCAAAGAAGAATCAAGTCATATTCCGGAAGAGGTGGCCAAGCATTTGCGAACATTACTCTTGGAAGGTGAAAATTTTGGTACCATGTTCTCAAACTTCAAATATCTACACAATTTAACTCTCGCTGGCTTAAGTTATACAAAGTTGCCTGATTCGGTTAGGGACTTGATACATTTGAGAAATCTTAATATATCAAgtaccaaaattaaaaacttgcCAGAGTGGATTGGTGAACTATATCACTTGCAAACATTAAGAGCAACAATGTTAGAGAAACTTCCAAGTACATTGAAGTACTTGATTAAATTAAGACATCTTTGTATATCGCCGTTTACAAAGTTACCTCCAGAGATTGGTAAATTAACTAGTCTTCAAACTCTGTGGCTATTTGAAGTGGGCATACAAAAGGGATACAAAATTGAAGAGCTTGGATGTTTGAAGAATCTCAAAGAATCACTACAGATTTGGAATCTTGAAAGGGTGCGTGATAAGGAAGAGGCTATGAAAGCAAATCTGTTGCAGAAGTCAAACTTGTGGGAATTGGTGTTTGCGTGGTTCGATGGTAGAGAAGATGAAAGAAATGATGAGAGTGTATTGGAAGGCCTCCAACCGCATGCAAATCTGAAGGTGTTGAAGATTAAAGGATTCAAAGGCAAAATATTTCCAACATGGTGTATGAAGATGGCAATACGGGATGGTTCTCAAGGCTCCTGGGTACCACTTGATAACTTGATTGAGATAGCACTTATGAAGTGCTCAGAGTGTGAGGAAATCCCAATGCTGGAGCACTTACCTAATCTTAGATCTCTATATTTGTTTGACTTGAAGAAGGTTAGGTTCATAAATTCCTCATTCAAAAATTTGGAATCTCTCACACTTATCAAATTAGAGGGATTACAATGTCTGCCAAAATTGTTATTCTATAACAATAACAGTCTCACAAATTTAGAGATTATACAATGCCCATTGTTGAGTGAATTACCAGATGGGCTGGATACCTTGAATTCACTAGAAAAGTTGATTATCAGTGATTGTCCAAATTTGAAGTCGATGAAGAGTCTAAGTTGCGGAGCAAAAATATATCAAGGAATCCTTCATGAGCAGGCAATTAAAGGGTGTGAAAAGCTGATGGAATTGCCATGTCAAATGCTAGAGTCATCCACCCCCGCAATCTAG
- the LOC125186575 gene encoding beta-D-glucosyl crocetin beta-1,6-glucosyltransferase-like, which translates to MASNTPSLRILMFPWIAHSHLFPFLELAKKLSSRNFHIHFCSTPINLACIKNNLPNSIELVELNLPSLPDLPPHYHTNKNVPPHLMPLLLQAFQMSAPVFTGIVASLEPDLLIYDAFQPWAAKAAATYNIPAVFFSTTNSTSLAFFHHMHTHKNCESFPHSEIRLREYELRDLIAQSAYMEEVQDKDEGFAFGVLRLSSEIVLVKSCGGIEDKYTDYLSKLSERRVLFTGVLVPKPEGEGLEIMKWLRERKPRSVLYISFGSENYLSKEQMVEIAKGLEKSDVGFIWVARPPAGEAARELPEGFEERTKKRGVVVREWAVQAAILADEGVGGFMTHCGWSSVSESVWFGVPVVGMPLKYDQTVNARMVVEAGIGVEVARGGNGEIDGGAVAEAVEKVMGKGGEVIRRRVGEWRKKMEIEEVGAIDQVVKELSRLCANK; encoded by the coding sequence atggccTCAAACACACCTAGTTTAAGAATCCTAATGTTCCCATGGATAGCCCACAGCCACCTCTTCCCCTTCCTCGAACTAGCCAAGAAGCTCTCTTCTAGAAACTTCCACATCCACTTTTGCTCCACACCAATCAACCTCGCCTGCATCAAAAACAATTTGCCAAACTCGATCGAGCTAGTCGAATTGAATCTCCCATCACTTCCCGATCTCCCACCGCACTATCACACAAACAAGAATGTCCCTCCCCACCTCATGCCCCTCCTTCTTCAGGCATTCCAGATGTCAGCGCCCGTGTTCACTGGCATCGTTGCCAGCCTCGAACCCGACTTGCTTATCTATGACGCATTCCAGCCGTGGGCGGCCAAGGCTGCCGCCACGTACAACATCCCGGCCGTGTTCTTCTCCACCACGAATTCGACCTCGCTGGCCTTCTTCCACCACATGCACACGCACAAGAATTGTGAGTCTTTCCCTCATAGCGAGATTAGGTTAAGGGAATACGAGTTGAGGGATTTGATTGCGCAGAGCGCTTATATGGAGGAGGTTCAAGACAAGGATGAAGGGTTTGCTTTTGGGGTTTTGAGATTATCGAGTGAGATTGTTTTGGTGAAGAGCTGTGGTGGGATTGAGGATAAGTACACGGATTACCTCTCGAAATTGAGTGAGAGGAGGGTTTTGTTTACCGGGGTCTTGGTTCCGAAACCGGAGGGTGAGGGTTTGGAGATCATGAAATGGCTGAGAGAGAGGAAGCCACGGTCGGTTCTCTACATTTCTTTTGGGAGTGAGAATTATTTATCTAAGGAGCAAATGGTGGAGATAGCAAAAGGGTTGGAGAAGAGTGATGTTGGCTTTATATGGGTGGCGCGGCCACCTGCAGGGGAAGCTGCCAGGGAGCTGCCGGAGGGGTTTGAGGAGAGGACGAAGAAAAGAGGGGTGGTGGTGAGGGAGTGGGCGGTGCAGGCAGCCATCTTGGCGGACGAGGGCGTGGGAGGGTTCATGACGCATTGTGGGTGGAGCTCGGTATCCGAGAGTGTGTGGTTTGGGGTTCCAGTGGTGGGAATGCCGTTGAAGTATGATCAGACGGTGAATGCCAGGATGGTGGTGGAGGCCGGGATTGGGGTGGAGGTGGCCAGGGGAGGGAACGGGGAGATTGACGGTGGGGCGGTGGCGGAGGCAGTGGAGAAAGTGATGGGGAAGGGAGGGGAGGTGATTAGGAGGAGGGTTGGGGagtggaggaagaagatggaaATAGAGGAAGTTGGTGCCATTGATCAAGTTGTTAAGGAGCTGTCAAGGTTATGTGCCAATAAATGA